One genomic region from Oryzias melastigma strain HK-1 linkage group LG19, ASM292280v2, whole genome shotgun sequence encodes:
- the fads6 gene encoding fatty acid desaturase 6, which produces MQRVLTQQDEGRAGGEEVRGGSVVKNGATGGDKVEKESMMMELTRLVQNLVKESSWWERRGVDCSILAAAFLCLPLAFLLLRSSQLLWLSVGVLLMGVAHAVITIKGTHLASHGALSESQAWGKFWAIFFIEICGSFSAQAGVQGHIKMHHAHTNIIGLGDSSVWKVPSLSRTVYLFVAPLAVPVITPLVALAQVKGRSLALLVRTVVNITLGLYSQYWLLTNISGFRSMHSALLCMLVCRAMFSVPFIHVNIFQHVGLPMFSSTCRPKRIHQMTHGVLNLPRNLLLDWTFGHSLINCHVEHHLFPFLSDNMCLKVKPIVSKYLSEKQLPYQEDRYLSRLHLFFHKYQELMVFAPPITELVGVQ; this is translated from the exons ATGCAGCGTGTCCTGACTCAGCAGGATGAGGGTAGAGCCGGAGGGGAAGAGGTAAGAGGGGGTTCTGTGGTAAAGAATGGAGCCACAGGAGGAGACAAGGTGGAGAAGGAGTCCATGATGATGGAGCTGACCCGGCTGGTGCAGAACCTGGTGAAGGAGAGCAGCTGGTGGGAGAGGAGGGGAGTGGACTGCAGCATCCTAGCAGCAGCTTTCCTCTGTTTGCCTCTGG CCTTCCTGCTGCTCCGCTCCTCACAGCTGCTGTGGCTTTCTGTGGGCGTGCTGCTGATGGGCGTGGCTCATGCTGTGATCACCATCAAAGGAACCCACCTGGCCAGTCACGGGGCGCTGAGCGAGTCCCAGGCGTGGGGGAAGTTCTGGGCCATCTTTTTCATTGAG ATCTGCGGCTCCTTCTCAGCTCAGGCTGGAGTTCAGGGCCACATCAAGATGCATCACGCTCACACTAACATCATCGGACTGGGAGACTCCAGCGTGTGGAAGGTCCCCTCCCTGTCCCGCACAGTCTACCTGTTTGTAGCTCCCCTCGCCGTGCCCGTCATCACCCCGCTGGTGGCCCTCG CTCAGGTTAAAGGGCGCTCTCTGGCTCTGCTCGTCAGGACCGTCGTGAACATAACCCTGGGTCTGTACTCGCAGTACTGGCTGTTGACCAACATCTCTGGGTTCAGGTCAATGCACAGCGCGCTGCTCTGCATGCTGGTGTGCAGAGCAATGTTCTCTGTGCCGTTCATCCACGTCAATATTTTCCAG CATGTTGGTTTGCCGATGTTCTCTTCCACGTGCCGCCCAAAAAGGATTCACCAGATGACCCACGGCGTGCTGAATCTGCCGCGTAACCTTCTGCTGGACTGGACGTTTGGACACTCGCTGATCAACTGTCATGTGGAGCATCATCTATTCCCCTTTCTGTCAGACAACATGTGTCTGAAG GTGAAGCCTATTGTCTCCAAGTATCTCTCTGAGAAGCAGCTTCCGTATCAGGAGGACCGCTACCTGTCGCGCTTGCACCTGTTCTTCCATAAATACCAGGAACTGATGGTGTTTGCCCCCCCCATCACAGAGCTGGTGGGGGTACAGTGA